In a single window of the Necator americanus strain Aroian chromosome X, whole genome shotgun sequence genome:
- a CDS encoding hypothetical protein (NECATOR_CHRX.G25157.T1), with product MSIENYTMYCGDADENKVSGCAIAVRNDYSNLMEEFGSKSPRCAFVRLRNCRGRKLWIVSGHAPTGSVEDNRTFSTMKLNALMSRITRQQMVIVGIDANAKIGLEQQSDVLRKWFYPTEQISDNRDRLVDLCEETDLFIASTFKRNHQRHRLTW from the coding sequence AtgagcatcgaaaattacaccatgtactgcggcgatgctgatgaaaacaaagttagtggctgcgcgatagctgtgaggaacgactacagCAACCtaatggaggaatttggctcaaagtcgcctagatgcgcctttgtacgactacGGAAttgcagaggacgtaaactctggatcgtaagtggcCACGCACCTACGGGATCCGTTGAGGACAACAGGACGTTCTCTACGATGAAATtgaatgcgttgatgtctagaATAACCCGCCAGCAGATGgttattgtcggaatcgacgcaaatgcgaagattggactcgaacaacaatccgatgtgctaagaaaatggttctatcccACGGAGCAAATATCGGATAAccgtgaccgtctggtcgacttgtgtgAAGAGACGGACCTcttcatcgcttccacgtttaagaggaatcatcagCGCCATCGGCTCACGTGGTAG
- a CDS encoding hypothetical protein (NECATOR_CHRX.G25157.T2), whose product MYCGDADENKVSGCAIAVRNDYSNLMEEFGSKSPRCAFVRLRNCRGRKLWIVSGHAPTGSVEDNRTFSTMKLNALMSRITRQQMVIVGIDANAKIGLEQQSDVLRKWFYPTEQISDNRDRLVDLCEETDLFIASTFKRNHQRHRLTW is encoded by the coding sequence atgtactgcggcgatgctgatgaaaacaaagttagtggctgcgcgatagctgtgaggaacgactacagCAACCtaatggaggaatttggctcaaagtcgcctagatgcgcctttgtacgactacGGAAttgcagaggacgtaaactctggatcgtaagtggcCACGCACCTACGGGATCCGTTGAGGACAACAGGACGTTCTCTACGATGAAATtgaatgcgttgatgtctagaATAACCCGCCAGCAGATGgttattgtcggaatcgacgcaaatgcgaagattggactcgaacaacaatccgatgtgctaagaaaatggttctatcccACGGAGCAAATATCGGATAAccgtgaccgtctggtcgacttgtgtgAAGAGACGGACCTcttcatcgcttccacgtttaagaggaatcatcagCGCCATCGGCTCACGTGGTAG
- a CDS encoding hypothetical protein (NECATOR_CHRX.G25158.T1), translating into MPREKFAFASAGTKSTHNSVCVARNTEDFNQEEGLRRKLRRQLQPDCDNEWTSRAEKFEKALDDESLKDLAEPAAPPVPKLEQVHRATYAVNEAQPTYPEVLVCIQKTRNGKSGADDGISAEMLQCLTWSGIREMTKIDERIHDS; encoded by the exons ATGCCGCGggagaagtttgcctttgcatctgcggggACAAAATCCACGcataattctgtatgtgttgcCCGCAACACTGAAGATTTTAACCAGGAAGAGggtcttagaaggaagttgcgtcgtcaactgcaacctgactgcgataacgagtggacgtcgaGAGCGgagaagtttgaaaaggc TTTGGATGATGAATCACTtaaagaccttgctgaaccggctgcGCCGCCAGTTCCTAAACTCGAGCAGGTTCATAGAGCAAcgtatgcggttaacgaggcaCAACCGACCTAtccggaggttctggtctgtatccaaaagacgagaaatggaaaatctggtgcgGACGACGGAATCAGCGCTGAAATGCTACAATGTCTTACTtggtctgggattcgtgagatgacaaaaatagacgaaaggatacatGATTCGTGA
- a CDS encoding hypothetical protein (NECATOR_CHRX.G25159.T1), with protein sequence MKAGFAVTGLLSLWKTLFATPVYSLPQYSAHWALPSQTSDGMASGERRLNLRLLRTSSILDQDDARMARHGDCLRLCTYNARTVSTDADLHALLGAAERIKFYATALQQTNCRRSDVGQMNGGTLAIRGEKVPSQNVGGLGFVVHTSVVHLVDSHDILPPRLAILRLHPLRRKPISNINCYSPTSTDDESELDAFYEELEEVIHNENFFYKFVVGDSNAKLVMTTEEE encoded by the coding sequence ATGAAAGCTGGGTTTGCCGTGacagggctgcttagtttgtgGAAAactctttttgccactccagtaTATTCACTCCCTCAGTACTcagcacactgggccctgccgtctcagacgtcggacggtatggcaagcggtgagaggcgattaaatctcaggttgctcaggacgtcatcgATTCTGGATCAAGACGACGCACGCATGGCTCGCCacggagactgtctcagactgtgtacttacaatgcgagaacagtgtccacagacgctgacttgcatgcccttctcggagctgcagagcgtatcaaattttaCGCCACTGCTCTGCAGCAGACCAactgcagaaggagcgacgtaggACAGATGAATGGCGGCACACTCGCCATTCggggagagaaggttccgtcgcaaaatgtaggcggtcttggttttgttgtgcacacatctgtcgtccatcttgtcgattctcacgataTCCTGCCACCTCGTCTGGCTATTCTTCGCCTACACCCTCTGCGCCGAAAACCCATCAGTaacatcaactgctactcaccaacatcaacaGATGATGAATCCGAACtagacgcgttttacgaggagctggaggaagtgatccaCAACGAGAActtcttctacaaattcgttgtcggagactccaacgcaaaactagtaatgactacagaagaggaataa
- a CDS encoding hypothetical protein (NECATOR_CHRX.G25160.T1), whose translation MEIITERFYSNLFRSSTPVSSPIIPTGKAPPRILPSEVRAAIKSSKPGIAPGPDFVSPDFLRAGGHPLHDAGFRQGFGWLDHIQTVSMVIEVCQEYRPPLVLTFIEYEKAFDSVETNAILSALVDQGVDASHVRTLL comes from the exons atggaaatcattacggagaggttctactcgaaccttttccgttcatcaactcctgtgtcaagtccaatcatccccactggcaaagctccaccacggattctcccttcggaagtacgagcaGCTATCAAGAGCAGTAAACCTGGTatagcccccggacctgattttgtATCaccagactttcttcgggctggtggccatccgcttcat gacgctggattccgtcaaggGTTCGGCTGgctggaccacatccagaccgtgtcgatggtcatagaggtttgccagGAATACCGCCCGCCTCTTGTTTTAACCTTCATCGaatatgagaaagcctttgacagcgtagaaacgaatgcaatactatcagcgctggtcgatcaaggtgtggacgcgtcacATGTGAGGACATTGCTGTGA
- a CDS encoding hypothetical protein (NECATOR_CHRX.G25161.T1), whose product MNMENDLKEELNRRMRAAWAAFAAVREDRDQLSDQDLRAHLFDSTVLPALCYAAETGADTAATSRKLLTTHRALERCLLKFNRCTQHLAGLRSSDLRGMSCLHDPAEYVSKAKHGWAGHVMRRIVDRWTKRTLEWIPRDAKRPRGRQPMRWGEVFATRSSAGCGSRTSSTSLTKLENILDDNGEGMEQVEEMLGPARSVKAGHLTI is encoded by the coding sequence atgaacatggaaaacgacttgaaggaagaactgaatagaagaatgagagcagcatgggcagcattcgcagccgtcagggaggATAGGGACCAACTgtcggaccaagatcttcgtgcccatctgtttgactcgacagttcttccagcgctctgttacgcagcggagacgggggcagacaccgctgccacgtctaggaagctacttactacccacagagctcttgagagatgccttctgaagtttaaccggtgcacacaacacctagccggtcttcgcagctccgatttaagaggaatgtcctgTCTTCACgatccagcggaatatgtatcgaaagcaaaacatggatgggccggtcacgtcatgagaagaatcgtcgatagatggactaaaagaacgctagagtggatcccaagagatgctaaacgccctcgagggagacagCCAATGAGATGGGGTGaagtgttcgctacacggagctcagctggatgcggctcaaggacctcgtcaacgtcactcacgaaacttgagaacatcttggatgacaatggcgagggcaTGGAacaagtggaagagatgctggggcccgcacgttcAGTGAAGGCGGGCCATTTAactatctaa
- a CDS encoding hypothetical protein (NECATOR_CHRX.G25162.T1): MPPRHNVPSGYAGGYASIPRRGHAPVVHEDADNRLRCSSSHRDAENCGVTRKYAKKGALVTTNGRKYLEPYGHGVVTFDDTFNVTRYAFCLATLLVSDDVGNGFPCPYLLSYRMTATEIRVLFELAKGCEIELKYVMILMIYDTTHSKRYFPQVELLRCCAPYMQCELLYRPARTTTYDFARFEPPK; the protein is encoded by the exons atgcctcctagacataacgtgcccagtggatatgccggcggatacgcgagcatacctcggagaggtcacgctccagtcgttcatgaagacgcagacaaccgtcttagatgttcttctagccacagagacgccgaaaactgcggagttacaagaaaatatgcaaagaagggtg CATTAGTCACCACCAATGGAAGAAAGTATTTGGAGCCCTATGGACACGGTGTTGTGACGTTCGACGATACTTTCAACGTAACACGGTATGCGTTCTGTCTAGCCACTTTGCTTGTGTCAGATGACGTCGGCAACGGTTTCCCATGTCCCTACCTGTTATCATATCGTATGACAGCAACGGAAATCCGTGTCCTTTTTGAATTAGCTAAG GGATGCGAAATCGAACTGAAGTACGTCATGATACTTATGATATATGATACAACGCATTCGAAGCGGTATTTCCCTCAAGTGGAGCTGCTAAGGTGCTGTGCTCCTTATAT GCAATGTGAACTCCTTTACCGCCCTGCACGTACGACGACATATGATTTTGCACGGTTTGAGCCACCGAAGTAA
- a CDS encoding hypothetical protein (NECATOR_CHRX.G25162.T2): MPPRHNVPSGYAGGYASIPRRGHAPVVHEDADNRLRCSSSHRDAENCGVTRKYAKKGALVTTNGRKYLEPYGHGVVTFDDTFNVTRYAFCLATLLVSDDVGNGFPCPYLLSYRMTATEIRVLFELAKRKHKELLKDSELYTTGRVLY, encoded by the exons atgcctcctagacataacgtgcccagtggatatgccggcggatacgcgagcatacctcggagaggtcacgctccagtcgttcatgaagacgcagacaaccgtcttagatgttcttctagccacagagacgccgaaaactgcggagttacaagaaaatatgcaaagaagggtg CATTAGTCACCACCAATGGAAGAAAGTATTTGGAGCCCTATGGACACGGTGTTGTGACGTTCGACGATACTTTCAACGTAACACGGTATGCGTTCTGTCTAGCCACTTTGCTTGTGTCAGATGACGTCGGCAACGGTTTCCCATGTCCCTACCTGTTATCATATCGTATGACAGCAACGGAAATCCGTGTCCTTTTTGAATTAGCTAAG AGGAAACATAAAGAGCTGCTGAAG GATTCTGAACTTTACACTACGGGTCGTGTGTTATATTGA
- a CDS encoding hypothetical protein (NECATOR_CHRX.G25163.T1), with protein sequence MARIFNVVCSALSAISTMHDDRQTHLVIATTPSFQIFPLRVHFVLADMTTEAECAGSRPVAMWIVGANTTTRATVRRADLDSQSKNLRVVVDISGWHSRSVERLAHEHGCPIDEGILLDIAIRLTKASAAANPVDEHISRMH encoded by the coding sequence ATGGCTCGAATCTTCAACGTAGTCTGTTCGGCTTTATCGGCAATAAGCACTATGCACGACGATCGGCAGACACACTTGGTGATCGCAACGACACCCAGTTTTCAGATCTTTCCATTGCGCGTCCATTTCGTCCTCGCGGACATGACAACCGAAGCTGAATGTGCTGGTAGCCGGCCAGTAGCCATGTGGATAGTCGGCGCTAATACTACCACGCGCGCCACAGTCAGACGAGCAGACCTGGACTCGCAGTCCAAGAATTTGAGGGTAGTAGTCGATATCAGCGGTTGGCACAGTCGGTCGGTAGAGCGTCTCGCCCACGAACACGGTTGCCCCATTGACGAGGGCATCCTCCTCGATATCGCGATCCGTCTGACGAAAGCATCAGCTGCTGCCAACCCCGTGGACGAGCATATTTCTAGGATGCACTGA
- a CDS encoding hypothetical protein (NECATOR_CHRX.G25163.T4) has product MTTEAECAGSRPVAMWIVGANTTTRATVRRADLDSQSKNLRVVVDISGWHSRSVERLAHEHGCPIDEGILLDIAIRLTKASAAANPTRLSRYTIPDVTLFTEQCEAIASGVGGSPITAIQAAFGTGKTVVGAIIAARWETGGAPVLATASTNAAVAQFAQTMLSLSAYRDLNVLRFVADSAAQENLTPTPVDLNKILMSLGETYAEVLSDAERSVCDRFPAGRRVLEEYINDPKLALHMTEEDKEEYTVAERHFSRTLEQMILLVLKFRPSHVLCITTASLLNTMGTEHGAFAGCSSRFKVLIGDKASQIPELVLAAFASLLLRAQQVYIRDTHQLEPLAKCHRESNPIIYGARSIMSGRLRVCACQRRRAGNRTLLLDALTFPTPTIPFVFINVDGQSERAANMSYYNSTKAEVCLELLCRCLTPAQLWIITFYREQYRRKRKRGGPPFNHSNTHVAPESADFPDEYRRTKAAISRYRQDRGPIRDAWDDDTKDRFASLSLSRMLPMGAKPRSSVRVLREVISKNTS; this is encoded by the exons ATGACAACCGAAGCTGAATGTGCTGGTAGCCGGCCAGTAGCCATGTGGATAGTCGGCGCTAATACTACCACGCGCGCCACAGTCAGACGAGCAGACCTGGACTCGCAGTCCAAGAATTTGAGGGTAGTAGTCGATATCAGCGGTTGGCACAGTCGGTCGGTAGAGCGTCTCGCCCACGAACACGGTTGCCCCATTGACGAGGGCATCCTCCTCGATATCGCGATCCGTCTGACGAAAGCATCAGCTGCTGCCAACCCC ACACGGTTGTCACGATACACGATACCCGACGTCACTCTCTTCACGGAGCAATGCGAAGCCATAGCATCGGGGGTCGGAGGCAGCCCAATTACTGCTATCCAGGCGGCTTTCGGTACGGGCAAGACAGTCGTTGGTGCAATTATTGCTGCTCGATGGGAAACAGGAGGCGCCCCCGTTTTGGCAACAGCAAGTACCAACGCGGCTGTGGCCCAGTTCGCTCAGACGATGTTATCGCTTTCGGCTTATAGGGACCTGAACGTGTTACGGTTTGTGGCGGACTCAGCAGCTCAGGAGAATCTTACACCTACACCAGTTGACCTGAATAAGATTCTCATGTCGCTAGGAGAGACCTACGCCGAGGTCCTTTCCGACGCAGAGAGGAGTGTGTGTGATCGTTTCCCAGCTGGGCGTAGGGTCTTAGAGGAATACATCAATGACCCCAAACTTGCTCTCCATATGACTGAGGAAGATAAAGAGGAATACACTGTGGCCGAGCGGCATTTTTCTCGGACGCTGGAGCAGATGATCCTGCTTGTGCTCAAGTTCCGTCCTTCCCACGTGCTATGTATAACAACTGCGTCTCTCCTGAACACCATGGGTACGGAACATGGTGCCTTCGCCGGATGTAGTAGTCGATTTAAGGTTCTCATAGGTGACAAAGCTTCCCAGATCCCAGAGCTAGTGCTGGCGGCGTTCGCGAGTCTTCTGCTTAGGGCACAGCAGGTCTATATCCGCGACACTCACCAGCTCGAGCCGCTCGCGAAGTGTCATCGTGAATCGAATCCAATCATCTACGGAGCTCGCAGCATCATGTCG GGTCGCTTACGAGTTTGCGCTTGTCAGCGGCGTAGGGCCGGAAACAGGACGCTACTTCTAGACGCTCTTACGTTTCCGACTCCCACTATTCCTTTTGTGTTCATCAACGTAGATGGCCAATCCGAACGTGCGGCCAATATGTCCTATTACAACAGTACGAAGGCGGAAGTATGCCTAGAGCTTTTGTGTCGATGTCTGACACCAGCCCAGCTTTGGATCATAACGTTTTATCGCGAACAGTATCGCCG gaagagaaaaagaggtgGTCCTCCTTTTAACCACTCGAACACACATGTCGCGCCAGAGTCTGCCGATTTCCCCGACGAGTATAGGCGTACGAAAGCAGCCATATCCCGATATCGCCAAG ACCGAGGACCGATCAGGGACGCGTGGGACGACGACACCAAGGACCGCTTCGCTAGCCTGAGCCTCTCGAGGATGCTCCCGATGGGGGCGAAGCCCAGATCATCTGTTAGAG TTCTGCGTGAAGTGATTTCGAAGAACACCAGCTAA
- a CDS encoding hypothetical protein (NECATOR_CHRX.G25163.T2), translating to MLSLSAYRDLNVLRFVADSAAQENLTPTPVDLNKILMSLGETYAEVLSDAERSVCDRFPAGRRVLEEYINDPKLALHMTEEDKEEYTVAERHFSRTLEQMILLVLKFRPSHVLCITTASLLNTMGTEHGAFAGCSSRFKVLIGDKASQIPELVLAAFASLLLRAQQVYIRDTHQLEPLAKCHRESNPIIYGARSIMSVLW from the coding sequence ATGTTATCGCTTTCGGCTTATAGGGACCTGAACGTGTTACGGTTTGTGGCGGACTCAGCAGCTCAGGAGAATCTTACACCTACACCAGTTGACCTGAATAAGATTCTCATGTCGCTAGGAGAGACCTACGCCGAGGTCCTTTCCGACGCAGAGAGGAGTGTGTGTGATCGTTTCCCAGCTGGGCGTAGGGTCTTAGAGGAATACATCAATGACCCCAAACTTGCTCTCCATATGACTGAGGAAGATAAAGAGGAATACACTGTGGCCGAGCGGCATTTTTCTCGGACGCTGGAGCAGATGATCCTGCTTGTGCTCAAGTTCCGTCCTTCCCACGTGCTATGTATAACAACTGCGTCTCTCCTGAACACCATGGGTACGGAACATGGTGCCTTCGCCGGATGTAGTAGTCGATTTAAGGTTCTCATAGGTGACAAAGCTTCCCAGATCCCAGAGCTAGTGCTGGCGGCGTTCGCGAGTCTTCTGCTTAGGGCACAGCAGGTCTATATCCGCGACACTCACCAGCTCGAGCCGCTCGCGAAGTGTCATCGTGAATCGAATCCAATCATCTACGGAGCTCGCAGCATCATGTCGGTATTGTGGTGA
- a CDS encoding hypothetical protein (NECATOR_CHRX.G25163.T3): MPRAFVSMSDTSPALDHNVLSRTVSPVRAGGRRTGCGALHSRLCPRKRKRGGPPFNHSNTHVAPESADFPDEYRRTKAAISRYRQGQFIFGHVRSLRRVLFWGRVVGKASSLNAIVPAADLPRYFENE; this comes from the coding sequence ATGCCTAGAGCTTTTGTGTCGATGTCTGACACCAGCCCAGCTTTGGATCATAACGTTTTATCGCGAACAGTATCGCCGGTTAGAGCGGGCGGCCGACGAACTGGGTGTGGAGCTCTCCACAGTCGACTCTgtccaaggaagagaaaaagaggtgGTCCTCCTTTTAACCACTCGAACACACATGTCGCGCCAGAGTCTGCCGATTTCCCCGACGAGTATAGGCGTACGAAAGCAGCCATATCCCGATATCGCCAAGGTCAGTTCATCTTTGGACACGTTCGTTCCCTTCGCCGCGTCCTTTTCTGGGGTCGCGTGGTCGGTAAGGCCAGCTCCCTTAATGCCATTGTGCCTGCAGCAGACCTCCCTCGCTATTTCGAAAACGAGTAG
- a CDS encoding hypothetical protein (NECATOR_CHRX.G25164.T1) → MSMRSHRVPEEYVRWTKLLYAKPTSVVRCAAGTSRSFRVEVGVHQALSLTPAVHPLHGYDNEGNPEAASVCPTLCRRCHARVGVSRRSSNKYSLGRIGCSNMDCASMYPKLSTRSADQG, encoded by the coding sequence atgtccatgaggtcccatagagtaccagaggaatatgtgcggtggacgaagctgctttatgcgaagcctaccagcgttgtacggtGTGCTGCTGGTACAAGCAGGTCATTCCGTGTagaagtaggggttcatcaggctTTATCACTCACCCCCGCTGTTCATCCTCTGCATGGATACGATAACGAAGGGAATCcggaagcagcatccgtgtgccctactctttgccgacgatgtcatgctcgtgtcggagtctcgagaagATCGTcaaacaagtacagtcttggaagaATTGGCTGCAGCaacatggattgcgcctcaatgTATCCAAAACTGAGTACacggagtgcggaccaagggtAG